A window from Citrus sinensis cultivar Valencia sweet orange chromosome 3, DVS_A1.0, whole genome shotgun sequence encodes these proteins:
- the LOC127900628 gene encoding protein FAR1-RELATED SEQUENCE 5-like: MDNLEQVEEVDEVEELEDLQGVDLEGNNEELVPEKVVEPTVGMFFDSPDEMFEYYKAYGLQEGFPVMRRSCRKGDDGSLRYATFTCGRNGKLKAKDTNVLRLQPNQKIGCNAKLGGRLDLVTGKWVIGNMIFEHNHAVSPSKSSFKSVVVEAGGFEKVSFLEKDARNHIDKVRRLRLGEGDAVAIQRYFKKMQTENDGFFFSLDLDEEGRLKNVFWADPRSRAAYKDSGDVVTFDTTYLTNKYDMLFAPFVGVNHHGQSILLGCRLISHEDTETFTWLFDTWLSCMSGSPPLGIITDQDKAMKNAIEIVFPNTRHRWCLWHILKKVPEKLGRYVKYHAIRVSLHSVVYDSYTPVEFEEAWHDMLDKYDLINNQWLNGLYEERNRWVSCFVKNSFWARMSTTQRSESMNAFFDGYVNSKTTLKQFVEKYEKQWKVKLRKNGKRMLGVLANGCYVVPVLQ, translated from the exons ATGGATAATTTGGAGCAAGTGGAGGAGGTTGATGAAGTTGAAGAATTGGAGGATTTACAGGGGGTTGATTTGGAAGGAAATAATGAGGAATTGGTGCCGGAAAAGGTTGTTGAGCCAACAGTTGGGATGTTTTTTGATAGTCCTGATGAAatgtttgaatattataaGGCTTATGGCCTACAAGAGGGGTTTCCAGTTATGCGGAGATCTTGTAGAAAAGGGGATGATGGGAGTTTGAGATATGCGACATTTACTTGTGGGCGAAACGGCAAGTTAAAAGCCAAAGACACTAATGTTTTGCGGCTTcaaccaaaccaaaaaattgGATGCAATGCTAAACTTGGAGGACGTTTGGATTTGGTTACCGGAAAATGGGTAATTGGAAATATGATCTTTGAACATAACCATGCCGTGAGTCCAAGTAAGAGTAG TTTTAAGTCCGTTGTTGTCGAGGCTGGTGGCTTTGAAAAAGTCTCATTCTTAGAAAAAGATGCTAGAAATCATATTGACAAGGTGCGGCGATTAAGGCTCGGAGAAGGGGATGCTGTTGCAATTCAGagatattttaagaaaatgcaaACAGAAAATGATGGGTTTTTCTTCAGTCTTGACCTAGATGAGGAGGGCCGGTTGAAAAATGTATTTTGGGCAGATCCAAGGAGTAGGGCAGCCTATAAAGACTCTGGAGATGTGGTCACATTTGATACCACATACCTTACAAACAAGTATGACATGCTATTTGCTCCTTTTGTAGGAGTTAATCATCATGGTCAATCAATTTTGTTAGGATGTAGGTTGATTTCGCATGAGGACACGGAGACATTTACGTGGTTATTTGACACATGGCTATCATGCATGTCTGGCTCTCCTCCCCTTGGAATCATTACAGATCAAGACAAAGCGATGAAAAATGCGATTGAGATTGTTTTTCCAAACACTAGGCACCGATGGTGTTTATGGCATATACTGAAAAAGGTGCCTGAGAAGTTGGGAAGGTACGTTAAATATCATGCCATTAGAGTTTCATTACATTCCGTTGTTTATGATTCATATACTCCTGTCGAATTCGAGGAAGCTTGGCATGACATGTTAGACAAATATGATCTTATTAATAATCAGTGGTTAAATGGATTATATGAGGAAAGAAATCGTTGGGTTTCATGTTTcgtgaaaaattctttttgggCTAGAATGTCAACTACTCAGCGTAGTGAAAGTATGAATGCTTTCTTTGATGGGTATGTTAACTCGAAAACAACTTTGAAACAATTTGTGGAGAAATATGAAAAGCAATGGAAAgtaaaattgagaaagaatGGCAAGCGAATGCTAGGTGTTTTAGCCAACGGATGCTATGTCGTACCAGTTTTGCaatga